A portion of the Girardinichthys multiradiatus isolate DD_20200921_A chromosome 23, DD_fGirMul_XY1, whole genome shotgun sequence genome contains these proteins:
- the taf7 gene encoding transcription initiation factor TFIID subunit 7, protein MTSKIKVGKVGSKNKEDAPYELESQFVLRLPSEYASTVRRIAQSGSMNMKDRLTIELHPDGRHGIVRVDRVPLACKLVELPCMIESLKTVDKKTFYKTADVCQMLVCTLDGDLYPPLEEPTGTDPKSKKKDKDKDKKFIWNHGITCPLKNTRKRRFRKTAKKKYIESPDVEKEVKRLLSTDADAVSVRWEIIAEDETKEADQHGSLANLDSSPGISGHKMGHGSSVPHDELREIFNDISSSSEDEEDEGDRHDDEDLNIMDTEDDLVRQLQDKLNESDSAQNESDRNNQIVMEYQLQINNIKAKLQETRARKKQQEELIMKVENQALKNRFQALLDEIIQQEEREMEQLASLQEQLDSLIEK, encoded by the exons ATGACGTCTAAAATTAAAG TGGGAAAAGTCGGCTCCAAGAACAAAGAAGATGCTCCTTATGAGCTGGAGAGCCAGTTTGTCCTGAGGCTTCCTTCG gagTATGCCTCCACAGTAAGAAGGATAGCGCAGTCCGGCAGCAtgaacatgaaggacaggcttaCAATCGAGCTGCACC CGGATGGTCGTCATGGGATAGTGAGAGTAGACCGTGTTCCTTTGGCCTGCAAACTGGTGGAGCTGCCATGCATGATTGAGTCCCTCAAAACGGtagacaagaaaacattttacaagacAGCTGATGTCTGCCAG ATGCTGGTGTGTACACTAGATGGAGACCTTTACCCTCCTTTGGAGGAGCCAACTGGCACTGACCCAAAGagcaaaaagaaagataaaGACAAGGACAAGAAATTCATTTGGAATCATGGCA TCACCTGCCCTCTGAAGAACACACGCAAGCGAAGATTTCGGAAGACTGCAAAAAAGAAG tACATTGAATCTCCTGATGTGGAAAAGGAAGTGAAGAGATTGCTGAGCACAGACGCAGACGCTGTCAGTGTTC GATGGGAGATAATAGCAGAGGATGAGACCAAAGAAGCAGATCAGCATGGCTCTCTGGCCAATTTGGACTCTTCTCCCGGCATTTCAGGACACAAAATGGGTCATGGATCCTCAG TACCACATGATGAACTGAGGGAGATCTTCAACGACATCAGCAGCTCCAGTGAAGACGAGGAGGATGAAGGGGACCGGCATGACGACGAAGACCTGAATATCATGGACACTGAGGACGATTTGGTGCGACAGCTTCAAGACAAGCTGAACGAGTCGGACTCTGCTCAGAATGAAAGCGACAGAAACAACCAGATAG TTATGGAGTATCAACTGCAAATTAACAACATTAAGGCCAAGCTTCAGGAAACACGTGCCCGAAAGAAACAGCAGGAGGAGCTCATTATGAAAGTGGAAAACCAGGCCCTGAAG AATCGTTTCCAAGCCTTGCTGGATGAGATTATTCAGCAGGAGGAGCGAGAGATGGAGCAG CTGGCCTCCCTTCAGGAGCAGCTGGACTCCCTGATAGAGAAGTGA